A genomic stretch from Halobacillus ihumii includes:
- a CDS encoding VanZ family protein, with translation MKKYLLLVIPIFFYRELFRYFNLEALINLIIVMICLTFLFKRTALRNVLDLFIAICFTIYFCILYSKTVELKGIVIGFSHSFSFENAKNVFDTVNLIPIKGIFEVITQNISNLNVLYQVFGNTIMLAPFAFALLYFEWTKSYKQAIWYTLLCTVGIEFIQFVLSLYYSVFEIGLRRSIDIDDVILNTIGAGIGIGGYYLWSIIETQFKR, from the coding sequence ATGAAAAAATATCTATTGTTAGTCATCCCAATTTTCTTTTACAGAGAACTTTTTAGATATTTTAATTTAGAGGCACTGATTAATTTAATAATTGTTATGATTTGCTTGACCTTTCTTTTTAAACGCACAGCTCTTAGAAATGTTCTTGATTTGTTCATTGCGATTTGTTTCACAATATATTTTTGTATATTGTACTCGAAGACTGTTGAACTGAAAGGGATCGTTATAGGGTTTTCTCATAGTTTTTCTTTTGAAAACGCAAAAAATGTTTTTGATACAGTTAACTTAATTCCCATCAAGGGCATTTTTGAAGTAATTACACAAAATATTTCAAATCTAAATGTTTTGTATCAGGTATTTGGAAACACAATCATGCTTGCCCCTTTTGCATTTGCTTTACTCTATTTTGAATGGACTAAAAGTTATAAGCAGGCGATTTGGTATACTTTGCTTTGTACAGTGGGTATTGAATTTATACAATTCGTATTAAGTTTATATTATAGTGTGTTTGAAATTGGTTTGAGAAGAAGCATAGATATTGACGATGTAATTTTAAACACTATAGGCGCTGGTATAGGAATAGGGGGTTACTACCTTTGGTCAATAATAGAGACTCAATTTAAAAGATGA
- a CDS encoding acyltransferase family protein, which translates to MLVLPLVGRFKWWGVLVAFIFGIAIGYIDVIGQFLSLSRTFVFFPIFLLGFCLQREHFNKIRNQVRWKWVGVILLLTILTAFYFVFPKEGIQWLFGSYSFESMGVSGWEAGAIRLIQYGLTIAATIGFLALVPNQPFKLTVIGARTMYVYLLHGFVIQTVKAFIPHKQLDLLSSNLLLLFVASIGICLFFGHQGTKRLTRPIILN; encoded by the coding sequence ATGTTGGTACTACCCCTTGTAGGAAGATTTAAATGGTGGGGGGTTTTAGTAGCCTTCATTTTTGGTATCGCTATAGGATATATCGATGTGATCGGTCAATTTCTAAGTTTGTCCCGTACCTTTGTGTTCTTCCCAATCTTTTTATTAGGATTTTGTTTACAAAGGGAGCATTTTAACAAAATACGAAATCAGGTGCGGTGGAAGTGGGTTGGAGTCATCTTACTTCTGACCATATTAACAGCCTTTTACTTTGTCTTTCCTAAAGAAGGTATACAGTGGCTGTTTGGATCTTATTCATTTGAAAGTATGGGAGTAAGTGGTTGGGAAGCTGGAGCTATTCGATTAATACAATATGGACTAACTATTGCCGCAACCATCGGTTTTTTAGCACTGGTCCCCAACCAACCATTTAAATTAACCGTTATAGGGGCAAGAACAATGTACGTGTACTTACTTCACGGGTTTGTTATCCAGACGGTTAAGGCTTTCATTCCTCATAAGCAACTAGATCTATTATCTAGTAACTTGCTATTATTATTTGTAGCATCTATAGGAATTTGCTTATTTTTTGGCCATCAGGGAACAAAGCGACTAACACGTCCTATTATTTTAAATTAG